Genomic DNA from Methylocystis sp. MJC1:
TCATTAATTTCGACGTCGCGATCGATGAGACCGTTCAATTCGGCTCGCTCAATGTAACGCCGCGCGTCTGCAACACCCGGCCGCAGACCGAAGCGCCACAGACGACGAGTTTCGTCGAGGTCGACGAAGTCATGAACCGGCAGGAGCGGCAGGCGAAACTGGAGATAAAGGACGCGCGGGCGGACGCCAAACCCGAGGCCAAGCGCATCTTCTCCGGCTGGATGTTCGCGGCGAGCCCCGGTCTCCATGGCGTGGAGCATCCTGTCTACGACGTCTGGCTCGTCGATTGTAAGGGCGGCAAGGAGAATGCGCCGGCGCCTGTCGCCGCCGAGGAAACCGCGCCGTCGGTAGACGGCGCCGCCGCGCCTGCGCCGGAAACGGGCCGGAAGAAGCGGTCGCGCAAGGTGGAGCCCAAGGCTCCCACGCCGGTGGAGAACGCGCCGATCGGCCCGTCTGATTCGGTTCCGCCGCAGCCCGCCATGGACGGTGCTCCGACCCCCGACGCCGGCGCGGCCGAAGCCCCGGCGCAGCAGCCCCAGCCGCAGAAGAAAAAGAA
This window encodes:
- a CDS encoding DUF2155 domain-containing protein, which codes for MMISSLRYGLALGAFVAALYGMAAAEPIRHPTAIFAGLDKTTGRIINFDVAIDETVQFGSLNVTPRVCNTRPQTEAPQTTSFVEVDEVMNRQERQAKLEIKDARADAKPEAKRIFSGWMFAASPGLHGVEHPVYDVWLVDCKGGKENAPAPVAAEETAPSVDGAAAPAPETGRKKRSRKVEPKAPTPVENAPIGPSDSVPPQPAMDGAPTPDAGAAEAPAQQPQPQKKKKRRSSPAVTPVEPQPGGLLPF